From the Papaver somniferum cultivar HN1 chromosome 2, ASM357369v1, whole genome shotgun sequence genome, the window TCTCTTAGTTTCTTTACATCTTGGATGAAATTTCTAAACTTAGAAGCTGAAATTATAGCTGCTGTTTCGAAGCAAAATGCTCCTTTGATTCTAGGGTCCCATACGCATGTGCTCAGGTTATCCAATTTCGACGTATATAAACACGAACCAGATGTTTGCATTTTACCCTGACAGCCTACAACTGGATATCCAGTGAAGCCTAAATTGTTGTTTCTCAAACCATTGGCTATCAACTTCATGAATCCCACAACAGTATCCGCCATTCTACATTTACCGTTCACATTCCGTGTCCCCTCCAATACTTCTTCTGTAGTATCCAATAAAATACATGCTCAAGACATCTATCTAACAACTCTAAGTATGAAAATTAGAGAGATTTGAAATTTTAGCATACCTGAAGACCGCGCAGCAGAGGAAGTGAGAACTGAAAAAGATTGGAACCCGAAGTAGTCATTGATTCCATTCCCAGAGCTGTTTAAGGGAACTCTATCATCTTGTCTGTAGATGGTTGTATGTTTTGATGGATACCAGGTGATATCTGCAAACTCATGTTTCTGAGCAAGGCCAATGAATTCATCCTCAAAATGGCTATCATCGTTGTAAATATTTGtaatacttcttttgaatccagGCTCCAGTGAAAGTTGTACCTGCGGAATATATCATATTTAGCATGAAGTCGATTACAGTGCAGAAATGATACCCAGACCACCGAGGATAAAACATTTAGGACTCACCTTTGAAATGGCCCCCAACATTCCTATAGACACTTTTGCTGCATTAAAAATTTGATTTCGAGAATCAAGCTGAATTACTTTTGCATATCCTTCAGATTCTTTTGCAGGAACTACGAGGCTTAGGCCGACGACATGATCATGAACAGCACCACCTTTTCCCCACCATGAACTCCCATGAGCCCCAGTACTGATTACTCCTCCAATGCTTAAACCTTCCCAATATGGTGAAGTAACTAAgctcaatccagcatcttcaactTTATTAATCAAATCGCGCAAGCCTACTCCGGAATCTGCTGTAACAGTAAGACTCTCAACATCAACTTTGATTCCAGAATTGTACTTAGCAGTACTTATAAGAACAGAATTTTTTGTTGACTTTGTGCCTGGGCATGCCAGTTTGGGGATCGAATGAGAGGAACCAGTTACAATCTTTACTTTGAATTTCTTCTGATTTGCGTCAGCAACGGCTAATCGTAGTTCTTCCTCTGTAGTTGGGTAGATTGTTTTTTGCACCCAACACTCTTTCCGGTCGTTCCATACACCATAAGCACTGCGAAGAATGCATCCAGTTGCATCACATTTTACTGGTGATTGTGGGGGCATTGCATATGCCTTGGGTATGGATGTTGAACAAAACATCAACAGCCACAGACAAGAAACTAACCATACAAAGCTAGCCATTGTCAAGTTCATCATTCTTGTTGCGATTATTTGTAGTTGCAGGTAATGAAAGAGTTGGAGAAAAAAAAGTCTTCCAACAAGATCAAGAAAAATAAAGTGAATTTAAGAGTTGACTTGAATTAGTAGTATTAAGTAATGGGGTCCAAAGATTCTCCACATACTGTGCTGGATTCTAATTAAGAATGTGGTGGCTATGGATACAACTTGGCTAGATCTGTTTATAATAAGCAAAACTTCATTGCAACTGAAAGTGGTGGGTAATGGTTGTATGTGCAGATATATGCTGGGGGTTGTCACATGAGTACTTCTCAAGCCATGGGGTCTTGCAGTTCAGAAAAAACCATATCGAATACGAAAAACATGCTATTGTCGAAAATTTATGCTTGGCCAGCAAAATATAAGGACAATGCCAGTGCATTTTATTGGCAGTACAAACTTAAAATCAGAAGTACCTTATAAATAACTTTCTTAGGCCAATGAAGAAGCTGAAAACCTACATACTTTAGCTTGATCGTACACAATGCCTGGTTTGCAAAAATATCCCTTGCTTGGATTGCAATGCTTATCTTCAGAACATATGCACATTCCTTCCACTGCACAGCCCTCTGCCTTTTCTGCTTCATTTCCGAAAATTATTTTATCTGACCAATAGCTAGAGAACATATTGTCAGGATCCAGTTGTTTCTTTGCTGCGAGAAATTTACAGAAGTTGGTATACTTCTGTTGCACACCCAAGAAAGCGAGATTCCTGTTCTTGGCCCAATGTGGCTTTGCACCATACTTGAAGAATGCAATTTGCTCTACCTCCTCCCATATATCTTGATTCATCCTTGGTGTTGAAGCCTCATTAGCTCTATAATAATTGAAATCGACAGCAACAGAATCCTCTGGTTGGCCTAGATATGCGTCAGAAGCCTTAATGAAACGTATTAGAAACCCGTTGTATATGTCAACACCACAAAAATGTTCTGGTTTCAGATCTCTTAGTTTCTTCACATCCTGTATGAAATTTCTGAACTTTGAAGCAGGAAATATAGCTGTTGTTTCGTAGAAAAATAGTCCTTTGATTCTTGGATCCCAAGCACATGTGCTTAGAGTATTTGACGCGGACGAATACAAACATGAACCAGATGTTTGCATCTTACCCTGATGACCCACAACTGGATATCCAGTGAacaacaagttgttgtttttcaAACCATTGGCTACCAACTTCTTGTATCCCACAACAGTATTTGCCATTAGACACTTGCCATTGACACTCCGTGACGTCTCCAGTGCTTTCTCTGCATAATTGCAATAAAATTGCATGCTTAAGAATACCACTCATATATGAAAGTTAATTAGAGGGATTGGATGTTTTATACATACCTGAAGACCTCACAGTTTTGGAAATGAGGATTAAATTAGATTGGAACCCAAGATAGTCATTGATTCCGTCCCCGGAGCTGTTTAAGGGAATCTATCATCTTGTCTGTAGATGACTGCATGTTTTGATGGATTCCAGGTAATATCCGCAAACTCGTGTTTCTTAGCAAGGTCCATGAATCCATCCTCAAAATGGCTATCATTGTTGTATACATTTGTAATGCTTCTTTTGAACCCAGGCTCCAGCGAAAGCTTTACCTTTGAGATGGCGCCTAACACTCCTAGAGACACTTTTGCTGCATTAAAAATTTGATTTCGAGAATCAAGCTGAATAACTTTTGCATATTCTTCAGATTCTTTTGCAGGAACTACGAGGCTTAGGCCGACGACATGATCATGAACAGCACCACCTTTTCCCCACCATGAACTCCCATGAGCCCCGGTACTAATTAGTCCTCCAATACTAACACCTTCCCAATATGGAGAAGCAACTAAACTCAATCCAGCTTCTTCAACCTTATTAATCAAATCGCGCAAACCTACTCCCGAATCTGCTGTAACGGTAAGACTCTTAACATCAACCTTAAGCCCTGTATTGTACTTAACGGTACTAATAAGAACAGAATTTTTCGACAACTCATTTCCTGGGCATGCCAGTTTCGGAATTGTATGCGAGAAACCAGTTATGATCTTTACTTTCAGTTTCTTCCTGTTCGCTTCAGCAACGGCTAATCGAAGTTCTTCCTCTGTTGTTCGGTAGATTACATTTTGCACCCAACAGTCTTTTCTGTCATTCCATACACCGTAAGAGTTGTGAAGCTTGCATCCAGTGGCATCACAGTTAACCGGTGACGGTGGTGGCATTGCATATGCTTTGGGTAGTGATGTTGAACCCCAAACCAATAGCAACAGACAAGAAGAAACTAACCATACCAAGGTAGCCATTGTTAACTTCATCTTCCCTAGAAACTATGAATAAGAGAGAAATTATTGCTGTGTACATATATGGCAAGAGTATTATACTCCATTAATATGAAAGATAACTTGCACATAAAAGCAACATTTTCTTCTTTGCTACATTTATTTGTGAAGCTGTAGGTAATTCCCTAAAAGCAGAAAAGCTAATCAATCTTAGAAGGCATCCACTCACATTATACTAATTAACTTGGAAGCGAAGTCAAAAAAGAATGTGAATCAAAAAAAGACTCGACTTTGGTGCCAAAATCACTTCACacccaagaaaaacacagcagACCCATTTCAGGGTTCATGTCCAATTTTCAGATTTCTTTATGATCTAAGAAAAAAAGAGTGCAATTTTGAATAAATCAAGATCCTTTTCCCAACATATGcacaattctaattttattaaacATTTTTTATTGCAAACTACAACATCCTCAATTCCACCACATCCACAATGACACCCTTAATCAAATCTCAACCCTGAATCCATTGATTTCACCATCACCATCCCACCTTCATCACCAAAATCTAACCTTCCATTCTCTTGTGCAACTTTCAGTAACTGTGTCCCTTTTCTTCTCCCTCTAGCACTGCATTCTCCTTGCAAAGCCATAAATACTGCTCTCCCTACTTCTTCTGGTGGGCCCACCATctctccacctccaccaccaccactagcaccaccgcAATAAATAGCAGCAAGGACACTAATGGCACTCTCTTTACCTCTTCCGACCATCCTCCCCATAACTTCAACAAGCATTGGGACCGCCAAAGCGTGGGTTCTGATTTCAGCAACCCCTTCTTCAACTGTACATATCAATTCCAATGCAGCTAATGCTCTCTCTGCTGCCGCCCCATCTAACTCT encodes:
- the LOC113348225 gene encoding L-gulonolactone oxidase 3-like isoform X1 is translated as MMNLTMASFVWLVSCLWLLMFCSTSIPKAYAMPPQSPVKCDATGCILRSAYGVWNDRKECWVQKTIYPTTEEELRLAVADANQKKFKVKIVTGSSHSIPKLACPGTKSTKNSVLISTAKYNSGIKVDVESLTVTADSGVGLRDLINKVEDAGLSLVTSPYWEGLSIGGVISTGAHGSSWWGKGGAVHDHVVGLSLVVPAKESEGYAKVIQLDSRNQIFNAAKVSIGMLGAISKVQLSLEPGFKRSITNIYNDDSHFEDEFIGLAQKHEFADITWYPSKHTTIYRQDDRVPLNSSGNGINDYFGFQSFSVLTSSAARSSEEVLEGTRNVNGKCRMADTVVGFMKLIANGLRNNNLGFTGYPVVGCQGKMQTSGSCLYTSKLDNLSTCVWDPRIKGAFCFETAAIISASKFRNFIQDVKKLRDLKPEHLCGADIYYGFLMRFVKASDAYLGQPEDSVVVQFTYYRANEASTPRLNQDVWEEVEQIAFFKYGARPHWAKNRNLVFLGVQQKYPNFGKFLKAKKQLDPENMFSGDWSDEILSGNEAAKAEGCAMEGLCICSEDKHCNPSKGYLCKPGIIYNKARVCRFSTS
- the LOC113348225 gene encoding L-gulonolactone oxidase 3-like isoform X2 codes for the protein MMNLTMASFVWLVSCLWLLMFCSTSIPKAYAMPPQSPVKCDATGCILRSAYGVWNDRKECWVQKTIYPTTEEELRLAVADANQKKFKVKIVTGSSHSIPKLACPGTKSTKNSVLISTAKYNSGIKVDVESLTVTADSGVGLRDLINKVEDAGLSLVTSPYWEGLSIGGVISTGAHGSSWWGKGGAVHDHVVGLSLVVPAKESEGYAKVIQLDSRNQIFNAAKVSIGMLGAISKVQLSLEPGFKRSITNIYNDDSHFEDEFIGLAQKHEFADITWYPSKHTTIYRQDDRVPLNSSGNGINDYFGFQSFSVLTSSAARSSEEVLEGTRNVNGKCRMADTVVGFMKLIANGLRNNNLGFTGYPVVGCQGKMQTSGSCLYTSKLDNLSTCVWDPRIKGAFCFETAAIISASKFRNFIQDVKKLRDLKPEHLCGADIYYGFLMRFVKASDAYLGQPEDSVVVQFTYYRANEASTPRLNQDVWEEVEQIAFFKYGARPHWAKNRNLVFLGVQQKYPNFAKAEGCAMEGLCICSEDKHCNPSKGYLCKPGIIYNKARVCRFSTS